The Thermosynechococcus sp. genome has a segment encoding these proteins:
- a CDS encoding SNF2-related protein, which yields MNDGDNNLAPGDVVAGLEPSELVEIQRVAPFGNKTLVEGVGLQSGRMVKRPLTAEELAALVKVRGRFRTFDGDASLFLLGVEAERIRIAHQFDPLFAVNSSIVDPLPHQVEAVYRYLLPLPRIRFLLADDTGAGKTIMTGLLIKELLFRGVIQKILIITPGGLTKQWQEEEFQEKFGLHARLVDRASFQAEPGQFSRNEEGIFVTSIDFLARNEGCLKAASATQWDLVVVDEAHKLSAYEYGTKLEESKRYKALKAIAPKTDHLLFLTATPHRGRKDTFRRLLLLLDEDLFQKDEHVADRVREQAAPYGASGAEDFEDECPISEARNRFFLRRLKEEMVNWDGQPLFKPRHTKTIGYDLTPEEKTLYDAVTSYVRSKRKEAKAKKNRNVELTLMVMQRRLASSLYAITRTLENRLRALNEVLAILRDPRRSEAEKKRLLRAPSDLSDPQDITEYEDLTEEERERIDQRIFR from the coding sequence GTGAACGACGGTGACAACAACCTGGCTCCGGGCGACGTCGTCGCGGGCTTGGAACCTTCGGAGCTGGTCGAGATCCAGCGCGTCGCTCCCTTCGGCAATAAGACGCTGGTTGAAGGCGTCGGGCTCCAGTCCGGCCGGATGGTGAAGCGGCCTCTGACCGCTGAGGAGCTGGCCGCGCTTGTCAAAGTCCGCGGCCGATTCCGTACGTTCGATGGCGATGCCAGCCTCTTCCTCCTCGGCGTCGAGGCCGAGCGCATCCGCATCGCCCATCAGTTCGACCCGCTTTTTGCCGTCAACTCCAGCATCGTGGATCCACTGCCTCACCAGGTCGAGGCCGTCTATCGCTATCTTTTGCCCCTTCCCAGAATCCGGTTTTTGCTTGCCGACGATACAGGTGCCGGCAAGACGATCATGACCGGCCTTTTGATCAAAGAGCTGCTCTTCCGGGGAGTGATCCAGAAGATCCTCATCATCACCCCCGGCGGCCTGACGAAACAGTGGCAAGAAGAGGAGTTCCAGGAGAAGTTCGGCCTCCACGCGCGGCTGGTGGATCGCGCGTCTTTCCAAGCGGAGCCCGGCCAGTTCTCCCGCAACGAAGAGGGGATCTTCGTCACCTCCATCGATTTCCTGGCGCGGAATGAAGGCTGTCTCAAGGCCGCATCGGCAACTCAGTGGGACCTCGTGGTGGTGGACGAGGCCCACAAGCTCTCGGCCTATGAGTACGGCACCAAGCTCGAGGAGAGTAAACGCTACAAGGCGCTGAAGGCGATCGCCCCCAAGACCGATCATCTGCTCTTCCTCACGGCGACGCCGCACCGAGGACGAAAGGACACCTTCCGCCGGCTTCTTTTGCTGCTCGATGAGGACCTGTTCCAGAAAGATGAACACGTTGCCGACCGGGTGCGCGAGCAGGCGGCGCCCTACGGGGCTTCAGGAGCGGAGGATTTCGAGGACGAGTGCCCGATCAGCGAGGCGCGCAACCGCTTCTTCCTCCGCCGGCTGAAGGAGGAGATGGTGAACTGGGACGGGCAACCCCTTTTCAAGCCGCGCCACACCAAGACGATCGGCTACGACCTCACCCCTGAGGAGAAGACGCTCTACGACGCGGTGACGAGCTACGTCCGCTCGAAGCGCAAGGAGGCCAAGGCGAAGAAGAACCGGAACGTTGAGCTGACCCTCATGGTCATGCAGCGGCGGCTGGCCAGTAGCCTCTACGCAATCACGCGGACGCTGGAAAACCGGCTGCGTGCCCTCAACGAGGTCCTCGCCATCCTGCGGGATCCGCGCCGGTCGGAGGCGGAGAAGAAGCGGCTTCTGCGGGCACCCTCTGATCTGAGCGACCCACAAGACATCACGGAATACGAAGACCTGACCGAAGAGGAACGCGAGCGGATCGATCAGCGGATCTTCCGCTAG
- a CDS encoding anti-phage-associated DUF499 domain-containing protein encodes MKTVRDACQLQPNALSIKVSDQIEQLDELIAEEHDGIAFFERTHITQGMQDLISEGIARLAGASSQAVFHLKQAMGGGKTHLLVGFGLLAKHPALRRKYCAGVAHIDAFESTAIAAFNGRNSPDHFFWGEIAEQLGKGEQFREFWTSGPKAPDEKDWLKLFEGDRPVLVLLDEMPPYFHYLDTQKVGNGTVADIATRAFANLLTAAGKKKNVCVVVSDLAAAYETGGRLINRALQDARAELGRQERAITPVDLAANEIYDILRKRLFTKLPDKSEIDGIASAYGRKLVEAAKAKTTHRGAEAIADEIAATYPFHPRFKNVVALFKENEQFKQTRGLLELVSRLLKSVWERKDNDVFLIGPQHFDLSIPEVRDKLTEISGMRDVIAKDIWDAQQSAHAQLIDLETGNDAAQQVSTLLLTASLSTAVNAVKGLTREEMVECLVTPLREPSEFLTAFQELEKAAWYLHHTPEGRFYFDRQENLTKLLQSLANDAPENQIDELIRHRLREMFKPTRKTAYEEVLPLPRLDEVAERVRRGRVLVIVSPDSKIPPAEVQRFFEGLSQKNNLLVLTGDKTAMGSVEKAARQLYAAQKADGRIPKGHPQREDLERKQAAYEQDFNATVLGLFDKVLFPIQRAGREAQLAAKALDMTRDATKPFDGEAQIEKTLVSNPLKLYLDVEKDFDAIRDKAEDLLWPAGQAETRWSDAADRYAEQAGMPWLPPRGLDWLKGIAINRGLWEDLGNGYVTKKPAKKRTSAQVVIEQGPDDEGRVRLKVNPVHAGPAPRIHYAEESPVSESSPVLKENPFTTKALRVRFLVCDPSGQYETGDPVVWRNRLVLRNRLSEQGGKRLVELFVAPRGEIRYTLDGSEPRDGTRYEGPVEIGDGEVLLRVFATAGDLEAKDEFRFPAKGKKGVQLDETKPARLISRTGHKLDSRASTFEGLKQAGDLGTLFESVTLTVGQGAQVAQLMVGEIQVEATFLTQILEKVLDKFPPDAPITMSFRKAHFQSGHDLKQFCEKLGIELAQGSVEQ; translated from the coding sequence ATGAAAACGGTTCGCGATGCCTGCCAACTCCAACCCAACGCCCTTTCGATCAAGGTCAGCGACCAGATCGAGCAGCTCGACGAACTGATCGCCGAGGAGCATGACGGGATCGCTTTCTTTGAGCGAACTCACATCACGCAGGGCATGCAGGACCTGATCAGCGAGGGCATCGCGCGCCTTGCGGGGGCTTCATCCCAGGCGGTCTTTCATCTCAAACAGGCGATGGGCGGCGGCAAGACGCACCTGCTCGTCGGTTTCGGCCTGCTGGCCAAACACCCCGCGCTGCGCAGGAAGTATTGCGCGGGGGTGGCGCATATCGATGCCTTTGAAAGCACTGCGATCGCGGCGTTCAATGGCCGCAACAGTCCAGACCACTTTTTCTGGGGTGAGATCGCCGAGCAGCTCGGCAAGGGCGAGCAGTTTCGCGAGTTCTGGACTTCTGGCCCGAAGGCGCCGGACGAAAAGGACTGGCTCAAGCTTTTCGAAGGCGACCGGCCGGTCCTGGTCCTGCTCGACGAGATGCCGCCGTACTTCCACTACCTGGACACGCAGAAAGTGGGCAACGGTACGGTCGCAGACATCGCCACGCGCGCCTTCGCCAACCTGCTAACCGCCGCGGGCAAGAAAAAGAACGTCTGCGTCGTTGTTTCCGACCTGGCGGCAGCCTACGAGACCGGCGGTAGACTTATCAACCGTGCGCTTCAAGACGCACGTGCCGAACTCGGTCGGCAGGAACGCGCCATCACCCCAGTAGACCTCGCCGCCAACGAGATCTACGACATCCTGCGCAAGCGCCTATTCACCAAGCTGCCCGACAAGTCGGAGATTGACGGGATTGCCAGTGCCTACGGGCGCAAGCTTGTCGAGGCGGCCAAGGCCAAGACGACGCATCGCGGCGCTGAGGCGATCGCCGACGAGATAGCGGCCACCTATCCCTTCCATCCGCGGTTCAAGAACGTCGTGGCGCTGTTCAAGGAGAACGAGCAGTTCAAGCAAACCCGCGGCCTGCTGGAGCTCGTCTCGCGCCTGCTCAAGTCTGTCTGGGAGCGCAAGGACAACGACGTCTTCTTGATCGGCCCGCAGCACTTTGATCTTTCCATCCCCGAGGTGCGCGACAAGCTCACTGAGATTTCCGGCATGCGCGATGTGATCGCCAAGGACATCTGGGACGCCCAGCAGTCCGCGCACGCTCAGTTGATCGACCTTGAGACCGGAAACGATGCGGCACAGCAAGTAAGCACGCTTCTGCTGACCGCAAGCCTTTCTACTGCGGTCAATGCCGTGAAGGGCCTCACGCGCGAGGAAATGGTCGAGTGCCTAGTGACACCGCTGCGCGAGCCGTCGGAGTTCCTGACCGCCTTCCAGGAGCTGGAGAAAGCCGCCTGGTACTTGCACCACACGCCCGAGGGCCGCTTTTACTTCGACCGCCAGGAGAACCTGACCAAGCTTCTGCAGAGCCTCGCCAACGATGCGCCGGAAAACCAGATCGATGAACTGATCCGCCACCGTCTGCGCGAGATGTTCAAGCCGACGCGCAAGACGGCCTACGAGGAGGTTCTACCACTGCCGCGCCTTGACGAGGTGGCCGAGCGCGTGCGCCGCGGCCGCGTGCTCGTGATCGTAAGCCCCGATTCGAAGATCCCGCCTGCGGAAGTGCAGCGCTTCTTCGAGGGGCTGAGCCAGAAGAACAATCTGCTGGTCCTCACCGGTGACAAGACGGCGATGGGCAGCGTCGAGAAGGCGGCCCGCCAGCTCTATGCGGCGCAGAAGGCCGACGGGCGTATCCCGAAGGGCCATCCGCAGCGCGAAGACCTCGAGCGCAAGCAGGCGGCCTACGAGCAGGACTTCAACGCCACGGTGCTCGGGCTCTTCGACAAGGTGCTGTTCCCGATCCAGCGCGCCGGCCGGGAGGCTCAGCTCGCCGCCAAGGCGCTCGACATGACGCGCGACGCGACCAAGCCCTTCGATGGCGAGGCGCAGATCGAAAAGACCCTGGTCTCCAACCCGCTCAAGCTCTACCTCGATGTCGAGAAGGACTTCGACGCGATCCGCGACAAGGCCGAGGACCTGCTCTGGCCCGCCGGCCAGGCCGAGACGCGCTGGTCTGATGCCGCCGACCGCTACGCGGAGCAGGCAGGCATGCCCTGGCTGCCGCCGCGCGGTCTCGACTGGCTCAAGGGCATCGCCATAAACCGCGGCCTTTGGGAGGACCTCGGCAACGGGTACGTGACCAAGAAGCCTGCGAAGAAGCGCACTTCGGCCCAAGTCGTGATCGAGCAGGGCCCGGATGACGAGGGGCGCGTGCGCCTGAAGGTCAACCCGGTGCATGCCGGTCCGGCGCCGCGCATCCACTACGCCGAGGAATCACCGGTATCGGAGTCGAGCCCGGTGCTCAAAGAGAACCCGTTCACGACGAAAGCCTTGCGCGTGCGCTTTCTCGTCTGCGATCCTTCCGGCCAGTACGAAACCGGCGATCCGGTGGTCTGGCGCAACCGGCTCGTGCTGCGCAATCGGCTCAGCGAGCAAGGCGGCAAGCGGCTGGTCGAACTCTTCGTCGCCCCACGCGGCGAGATCCGCTACACGCTCGACGGCAGCGAGCCGCGTGACGGCACACGGTACGAAGGGCCCGTCGAGATCGGCGACGGCGAGGTGCTGCTGCGCGTCTTCGCCACCGCCGGCGACCTCGAGGCCAAGGACGAGTTCCGCTTCCCGGCAAAGGGCAAGAAGGGTGTGCAGCTCGACGAGACCAAGCCCGCGCGCCTCATCTCCCGCACGGGCCACAAGCTCGATTCGCGAGCTTCGACTTTCGAAGGGCTCAAGCAGGCGGGTGACCTGGGCACCCTCTTCGAAAGCGTGACGCTGACCGTCGGCCAGGGCGCGCAGGTCGCGCAGCTCATGGTCGGCGAAATCCAGGTGGAGGCCACCTTTCTCACTCAGATCCTCGAGAAGGTGCTCGACAAGTTCCCGCCGGATGCGCCGATCACCATGAGCTTCCGCAAGGCGCATTTCCAATCGGGGCACGACCTGAAGCAGTTTTGCGAAAAACTCGGCATTGAGCTTGCCCAAGGGAGCGTCGAGCAGTGA